One genomic window of Sporosarcina ureae includes the following:
- a CDS encoding peptidase M4 yields MKVKDFLAGILTGVAAGVVVNEAFNRYNEEVPADNVLKKVKDAFKEEGPIDGSWIVMKPEPYTNHVISMDVYRGGVSRMKDGKLEQFEFAADAKTGTVVELVRQ; encoded by the coding sequence ATGAAAGTAAAAGACTTTTTAGCTGGAATCTTAACCGGAGTTGCTGCAGGCGTAGTAGTGAATGAGGCATTTAATCGTTACAATGAGGAAGTACCTGCTGACAACGTATTGAAAAAAGTAAAAGATGCATTTAAAGAAGAAGGACCAATCGACGGTTCGTGGATCGTGATGAAACCAGAACCTTACACAAATCACGTAATTTCAATGGACGTATACCGTGGTGGCGTTTCACGCATGAAAGACGGCAAACTCGAGCAATTCGAATTCGCAGCAGATGCGAAAACAGGCACTGTCGTAGAGCTAGTTCGTCAATAA
- the trmB gene encoding tRNA (guanosine(46)-N7)-methyltransferase TrmB has translation MRLRNKPWAKDFMAEHPDVLILDPEGKKGRWTEEFGNDAPIHIEVGTGKGQFVIGMALANPEVNYIGIEHFDNVIVSALEKAIEAEKPANLRLMRVNGEELESIFADSEINRVYLNFSDPWPKDRHEKRRLTHPNFLAKYEGVLTTNGEIHFKTDNRSLFEYSLVSMTDYGMKLRSVSLDLHANMPEDNVLTEYEEKFSSKGQPIYRLEAQFQS, from the coding sequence TGGCAGAACATCCGGATGTTTTGATTTTGGATCCGGAAGGCAAAAAAGGTCGTTGGACTGAAGAGTTCGGAAACGATGCGCCAATCCATATTGAAGTGGGTACAGGGAAAGGTCAGTTTGTCATTGGAATGGCATTGGCGAATCCAGAGGTTAACTATATTGGCATCGAACATTTCGATAATGTAATCGTATCCGCGTTAGAGAAAGCAATTGAAGCGGAAAAGCCTGCTAATCTTCGTTTGATGCGTGTCAATGGAGAAGAGTTGGAGTCCATTTTTGCGGATTCAGAAATTAATCGTGTGTACTTAAACTTTTCTGATCCATGGCCAAAAGATCGCCATGAAAAGCGTCGTTTGACACATCCAAACTTTTTAGCGAAATATGAAGGTGTTTTGACGACGAATGGAGAAATTCACTTTAAGACAGATAATCGTTCGCTGTTTGAATATTCTCTTGTCTCCATGACGGACTATGGTATGAAATTACGATCCGTTTCACTCGATTTACACGCAAACATGCCTGAAGATAATGTGTTAACCGAGTACGAAGAGAAGTTTTCGAGTAAAGGTCAGCCGATTTATCGTCTGGAAGCACAATTTCAAAGCTAA
- a CDS encoding YtnP family quorum-quenching lactonase has product MDQLTFHDMKLTWLDGGVNFLDGGAMFGVVPKALWSRRYEADENNLIELRTDPILIQYQSKNYLIDSGIGKGKLNDKQKRNLGVRTETRVEESLKELGMTPDDIDVVLMSHLHNDHAAGLTQWENDQLVSVFKNAKIYTSQVEWDEMREPNIRSRNTYWKENWEPIQDQVATFEEEIEVVPGIKMIHTGGHSDGHCVIKLEQGGETLIHMADIMPTHAHSNPLWVLAYDDYPMDSIYAKERLMKEALPNEYGFIFYHDAVYRMAKFSEDGKTIVDSLPCTR; this is encoded by the coding sequence TTGGATCAACTAACTTTTCATGATATGAAACTAACGTGGTTAGACGGTGGCGTAAACTTTTTGGACGGCGGTGCGATGTTCGGTGTCGTTCCGAAAGCGCTATGGTCAAGACGCTATGAAGCAGATGAAAACAATTTGATTGAACTACGAACAGATCCAATCCTCATTCAATATCAAAGTAAAAATTATTTGATTGATTCCGGTATCGGAAAAGGTAAATTGAACGACAAGCAAAAGCGTAACCTTGGTGTACGTACTGAAACGCGTGTGGAGGAAAGTTTAAAAGAACTTGGCATGACGCCCGACGATATCGATGTCGTGTTAATGTCCCATCTTCATAATGACCACGCGGCCGGTTTGACGCAGTGGGAAAATGATCAGCTAGTGTCTGTATTTAAGAATGCCAAGATCTATACTTCGCAAGTTGAGTGGGATGAAATGAGAGAACCCAATATTCGCTCGCGCAATACGTATTGGAAAGAAAACTGGGAGCCGATTCAAGACCAAGTGGCGACGTTTGAAGAGGAGATTGAAGTCGTACCAGGGATTAAGATGATTCACACGGGTGGCCATAGTGATGGGCATTGTGTAATTAAGCTCGAGCAGGGCGGCGAGACGTTAATTCATATGGCGGATATTATGCCGACGCATGCGCATTCGAATCCTTTGTGGGTACTTGCTTATGACGATTATCCAATGGACTCGATTTATGCAAAAGAGCGCTTGATGAAGGAAGCGCTTCCAAATGAGTATGGGTTTATTTTCTACCATGATGCGGTGTATCGTATGGCGAAGTTTAGTGAAGATGGCAAGACGATTGTAGATAGCTTGCCTTGTACTCGGTGA